One part of the Muntiacus reevesi chromosome 20, mMunRee1.1, whole genome shotgun sequence genome encodes these proteins:
- the LOC136151637 gene encoding olfactory receptor 2M3-like, which produces MQWENQTFNPDFILMGIFSYTPTHIFLFSLVLGIFTMALLANTLMVLLIYLDTRLHTPMYFLLSQLSLMDLMLICTTVPKMAHSYLSGRKSISVAGCEAQIFFYVSLLGAECFLLAVMAYDRYAAICYPLQYFNLMNWKLCGLMAASSWFLGAFDGIVELAATLSFSYCGSREIAQFFCNVPALLHLSCTDTSTFETLIFICCVVMLLLPLSLIIISYTRVIITVIRMSSGEGRHKAFTTCTSHLIVVGMYYGAAMFIYMRPNSNRSPTQDKMVSTFYTILTPMLNPLIYSLRNKDVAKAFSKVLGKGKSRE; this is translated from the coding sequence ATGCAGTGGGAGAATCAGACATTCAACCCTGACTTTATCTTGATGGGAATTTTTAGTTACACGCCCACTcacatctttctcttctctctggtcCTGGGCATCTTCACAATGGCGCTCTTGGCAAACACCCTCATGGTTCTCCTCATCTACCTGGACACAcgactccacacccccatgtacttcctcCTCAGCCAGCTCTCCCTCATGGACCTCATGCTCATCTGCACCACTGTACCCAAGATGGCCCACAGCTACCTGTCTGGCAGGAAGTCCATTTCTGTAGCAGGATGTGAAGCCCAGATCTTTTTCTATGTGTCTCTCCTTGGTGCAGAGTGCTTCCTGTTGGCtgtcatggcctatgaccgctatgctgCCATTTGCTATCCTCTTCAGTATTTCAATCTCATGAACTGGAAACTCTGTGGACTCATGGCTGCCTCTTCATGGTTCCTTGGTGCCTTTGATGGCATAGTTGAGTTAGCTGCTACTTTGTCTTTCTCCTATTGTGGATCCCGAGAAATAGCTCAGTTCTTCTGTAATGTCCCAGCACTCCTACATCTCTCATGCACGGATACTTCCACATTCGAAACACTTATTTTCATCTGTTGTGTAGTAATGCTCCTCCTCCCTTTGTCACTCATCATCATCTCCTACACACGTGTAATTATCACCGTCATTCGCATGAGTTCTGGGGAGGGTCGGCACAAGGCTTTCACCACCTGTACTTCACATCTTATTGTTGTGGGGATGTATTATGGAGCAGCTATGTTCATATATATGAGACCCAATTCTAATCGTTCCCCAACCCAGGATAAAATGGTATCGACCTTCTACACCATCCTCACTCCCATGCTGAATCCCCTTATATACAGCCTTCGGAACAAAGATGTGGCCAAAGCATTCAGTAAGGTACTAGGGAAGGGGAAATCTAGAGAATAA
- the LOC136151234 gene encoding olfactory receptor 2M3-like, with the protein MEWDNQTFNSDFILMGIFRYTPTHIFLFSLVLGIFTMALLANTLMVLLIYLDRRLHTPMYFLLSQLSLMDLMLICTTVPKMAHSYLSGRKSISVAGCEAQIFLYVSLLGAECFLLAVMAYDRYAAICYPLQYFNLMNWKLCGLMAASSWFLGAFDGIVELAATLSFSYCGSREIAQFFCDVPALLHLSCTDTSTFETLIFICCVVMLLLPLSLIIISYTRVIITIIRMSSGEGRHKAFTTCTSHLIVVGMYYGAAMFIYMRPNSNRSPTQDKMVSTFYTIFTPMLNPLIYSLRNKDVAKAFSKVLGKRKRKSRE; encoded by the coding sequence ATGGAATGGGACAATCAGACATTCAACTCTGACTTCATCTTGATGGGAATTTTTAGGTACACGCCCACTcacatctttctcttctctctggtcCTGGGCATCTTCACAATGGCGCTCTTGGCAAACACTCTCATGGTTCTCCTCATCTACCTGGATAGGCggctccacacccccatgtacttcctcCTCAGCCAGCTCTCCCTCATGGACCTCATGCTCATCTGCACCACTGTACCCAAGATGGCCCACAGCTACCTGTCTGGCAGGAAGTCCATTTCTGTAGCAGGATGTGAAGCCCAAATATTCCTCTATGTGTCTCTCCTTGGTGCAGAGTGCTTCCTGTTGGCtgtcatggcctatgaccgctatgctgCCATTTGCTACCCTCTTCAGTATTTCAATCTCATGAACTGGAAACTCTGTGGACTCATGGCTGCCTCTTCATGGTTCCTTGGTGCCTTTGATGGCATTGTTGAGTTAGCTGCTACTTTGTCTTTCTCCTATTGTGGATCCCGAGAAATAGCTCAGTTCTTCTGTGATGTCCCAGCACTCCTACATCTCTCATGCACGGATACTTCCACATTCGAAACACTTATTTTCATCTGTTGTGTAGTAATGCTCCTCCTCCCTTTGTCACTCATCATCATCTCCTACACACGTGTAATTATCACCATCATTCGCATGAGTTCTGGGGAGGGTCGGCACAAGGCTTTCACCACCTGTACTTCACATCTTATTGTTGTGGGGATGTATTATGGAGCAGCTATGTTCATATATATGAGACCCAATTCTAATCGTTCCCCAACCCAGGATAAAATGGTATCGACCTTCTACACTATTTTCACTCCCATGCTGAATCCCCTTATATACAGCCTTCGGAACAAAGATGTGGCCAAAGCATTCAGTAAGGTActagggaagaggaagaggaaatctaGAGAATAA